One genomic segment of Paenibacillus sp. FSL H8-0332 includes these proteins:
- a CDS encoding GAF domain-containing protein gives MFQAMPYDGTRSERFEAVLSQLGALMEGEPNAIANLANASALLKLSLPDTNWTGFYLYDGKELVLGPFQGLPACIRIPLGRGVCGTAAAERRTLVVGDVHAFPGHIACDAASNSEIVVPLVKGDTLYGVLDIDSPLKHRFDDEERRFLERFAAMVSEVL, from the coding sequence ATGTTTCAAGCCATGCCTTATGATGGCACTCGCAGCGAACGGTTCGAAGCCGTTCTAAGCCAGCTCGGGGCACTGATGGAGGGTGAACCGAACGCCATTGCCAACTTGGCCAACGCTTCGGCGCTGTTAAAGCTCTCTCTACCGGACACCAACTGGACCGGTTTCTACTTGTATGACGGCAAAGAGCTGGTGCTCGGCCCCTTCCAGGGACTTCCGGCCTGCATCCGGATTCCGCTGGGCCGCGGCGTCTGCGGAACCGCAGCCGCTGAGCGCCGCACGCTAGTGGTCGGCGATGTTCATGCCTTCCCGGGGCATATTGCCTGTGATGCTGCCTCCAATAGTGAGATTGTCGTTCCGCTGGTCAAAGGGGACACCCTCTATGGCGTACTGGATATCGACAGCCCGCTCAAGCACCGCTTCGACGACGAGGAGCGCCGCTTCCTTGAACGGTTCGCAGCCATGGTATCCGAGGTGCTGTAA
- a CDS encoding GNAT family protein: protein MYVCGGVIPELSGRRVRLRAMLPADAQALFGIWSHPAVAPWLDGPPLSSVEDAEALIDLLAEWAVEEESLRWSILGPEGIVIGSCGYNHWQLQGAYRGEIGFELSPAAVRQGFMREALELVLAFGFQSMGLNRIEALCHPDNLRAERLLTGLGFQQEGLLRQYRHTASGYQDVVMYSLLQGDTGAEERI, encoded by the coding sequence ATGTATGTGTGCGGGGGTGTTATCCCGGAATTAAGCGGACGGAGGGTGCGTCTGCGGGCGATGCTGCCCGCAGACGCGCAGGCGCTGTTTGGGATTTGGAGTCATCCGGCGGTAGCGCCCTGGCTGGATGGCCCGCCTCTGTCCTCTGTGGAGGATGCAGAAGCACTGATTGATCTGCTCGCGGAGTGGGCTGTGGAGGAAGAGAGCCTGCGCTGGAGCATCCTTGGCCCGGAAGGCATTGTCATCGGCAGCTGCGGCTATAACCACTGGCAGCTGCAAGGTGCCTACCGGGGAGAGATCGGCTTCGAGCTGTCACCGGCTGCTGTGCGCCAGGGGTTCATGCGGGAGGCGCTGGAGCTGGTGCTTGCGTTCGGCTTCCAGAGCATGGGGCTGAACCGGATCGAAGCCTTGTGCCATCCGGACAACCTTCGCGCAGAGCGGCTGCTTACGGGACTTGGCTTCCAGCAGGAAGGCTTGCTGCGGCAATACCGGCATACGGCGTCCGGTTATCAGGATGTAGTGATGTATTCCCTGCTGCAAGGAGATACGGGCGCAGAAGAGAGAATATAG
- a CDS encoding MDR family MFS transporter, producing MDSLSSMGDKQRKLILTGVLLATFLAAIEGTVTGPAGPAIVGDFQGMQWLSWIFTAYLLAMAVTTPIFGKLSDLIGRKPVFIGGAVVFLAGSLLCGVSQSMQQLIIYRGIQGIGAGALIPMTFTIIGDIYSLKERAKTQGLLSSVWGISSLVGPLLGGYVVDYLSWRWVFVFNLPFGLLSIIFISRYLKEEKVRRKTKIDVAGVLLFAAGMGALLFGLTTGGQSLPWTSPLLLAILLAAVLLLVVFLFVERRAAEPMLPLELFSIRNIAVSTGANLLVSTLIIGLSTYVPLWVQGVFGKSAALSGLLLAPMSVGWMLGSIAGGRMILRAGTRRTGMLGLSLIVIAAVGLTLMNADSSQLLLLVLMLFCGVGFGYASTVFTIIAQSSVQHEQRGASTALNTFTRSLGQTVGVAIFGSWLNFSIDRSLAEQPGAAASGADINQLLNPHSGSELSGEAWSSLQGALEGGLHSLFIVMAVFAVISLVISVRLDQGVPSIQEVSTPSKR from the coding sequence ATGGATTCATTGAGTTCAATGGGGGACAAGCAGCGGAAGTTAATATTGACAGGCGTACTGCTGGCTACATTTCTGGCAGCGATTGAAGGGACGGTAACGGGTCCGGCGGGTCCGGCTATCGTAGGGGATTTCCAGGGGATGCAGTGGCTGAGCTGGATCTTTACAGCTTATCTGCTGGCGATGGCAGTGACCACGCCGATTTTTGGCAAGCTGAGTGATCTGATCGGGAGGAAGCCCGTGTTCATCGGCGGCGCCGTAGTTTTCCTGGCAGGTTCGCTGTTATGCGGAGTCTCGCAGAGTATGCAGCAGCTGATTATTTACCGGGGGATTCAGGGGATCGGTGCCGGGGCGCTGATTCCGATGACTTTTACCATTATCGGAGATATCTACAGCCTGAAGGAACGGGCGAAGACGCAGGGGCTGCTTAGCTCGGTGTGGGGGATTTCTTCGCTGGTCGGGCCGCTGCTTGGCGGTTATGTAGTGGATTACTTAAGCTGGCGCTGGGTATTCGTGTTCAATCTGCCCTTCGGACTGCTGTCGATTATCTTCATCTCACGGTATCTGAAGGAAGAGAAGGTCCGCCGCAAGACGAAGATCGATGTAGCCGGAGTGCTGCTGTTCGCTGCGGGCATGGGGGCACTGCTGTTTGGCCTGACGACTGGAGGACAGAGCCTGCCTTGGACTTCTCCGCTGCTGCTGGCCATTCTCCTGGCGGCTGTTCTGCTGCTGGTGGTGTTCCTGTTCGTGGAGCGCCGGGCCGCCGAGCCGATGCTGCCGCTGGAGCTGTTCTCCATCCGTAATATTGCGGTCTCTACAGGTGCGAATCTGCTGGTCAGTACGCTCATTATCGGCTTGTCTACGTATGTTCCGCTGTGGGTGCAGGGCGTATTCGGCAAAAGCGCCGCCCTCTCGGGCCTGCTCCTGGCGCCGATGTCGGTCGGCTGGATGCTGGGCTCTATCGCGGGCGGGCGGATGATTCTGCGTGCAGGCACGCGCCGCACGGGAATGCTCGGCCTGTCGCTGATTGTTATCGCAGCCGTGGGGCTTACGCTGATGAATGCAGACTCCTCGCAGCTGCTGCTTCTGGTGCTGATGCTCTTCTGCGGGGTGGGCTTCGGCTATGCCTCGACAGTCTTCACCATAATCGCCCAGTCCTCGGTGCAGCATGAGCAGCGCGGTGCGTCTACGGCACTGAACACCTTCACCCGCTCACTCGGGCAGACCGTCGGGGTGGCAATCTTCGGTTCTTGGCTGAACTTCAGTATTGACCGGAGCCTGGCGGAACAGCCGGGAGCCGCCGCCTCCGGCGCGGATATCAACCAGCTGCTTAACCCGCATAGCGGAAGCGAGCTGTCCGGGGAAGCCTGGAGCAGTCTGCAAGGTGCGCTGGAGGGCGGTCTGCACTCCCTGTTCATCGTAATGGCCGTGTTCGCTGTGATATCCTTGGTGATCTCGGTGCGCCTTGACCAAGGGGTGCCTTCCATACAGGAAGTAAGCACACCTTCGAAGCGTTAA
- a CDS encoding MarR family transcriptional regulator: protein MIQSYERDTQLTLHLYRVFAKSFKSINEHAVTGSKIEGFNPTAFAVMEVLFYKGPQPIQQIGAKLLLQSGNVTYVIDKLEERGYLQRKPCPSDRRVIFAELTTEGERLMNEMYPKYSERLHLAFSGLSDEEKEQMIVLLKKMGLQAEKLSPLPRK, encoded by the coding sequence ATGATACAATCCTATGAACGCGATACTCAGTTGACCCTGCATTTGTACAGAGTTTTTGCCAAATCCTTCAAGAGTATTAACGAGCATGCTGTAACCGGCAGCAAGATTGAAGGCTTCAACCCGACGGCCTTCGCAGTCATGGAGGTTCTCTTTTACAAAGGACCACAGCCGATCCAGCAGATCGGTGCCAAGCTGCTGCTTCAGAGCGGTAACGTTACTTATGTGATCGACAAGCTGGAAGAACGCGGCTACCTGCAGCGTAAGCCTTGCCCTAGCGACCGCCGTGTTATTTTTGCCGAGCTGACTACCGAGGGCGAACGCCTGATGAACGAGATGTATCCGAAGTACTCGGAGCGCCTGCACCTGGCCTTCAGCGGACTCAGTGACGAAGAGAAGGAACAGATGATTGTGCTTCTGAAGAAGATGGGCCTGCAGGCTGAGAAGCTCTCTCCGCTCCCGCGCAAATAA
- a CDS encoding ABC transporter ATP-binding protein: MTIQEMERYMEETEGSEEQKAPKQTEDRINKYYDDDDDYDDEDTVLDVVIEEAGYEAGDIRISGISFQVRKGELLGLIGPNGAGKSTTIKTLLGLLKHAKARVKLGGENKSYAYVPEQPVFYEDLTLWEHLDLAAAAYGLSYEAFESTAEQLLVQFSMTHVRDDLPAGFSKGMKQKMMLMLGFLVQPDVYIVDEPFIGLDPRATKDFLRLLEAERERGAGVLMSTHVLDTAEKICDSFILISGGKIAAEGTLAAIRGEAGLPEGSLFDCFDELT, encoded by the coding sequence ATGACGATACAGGAGATGGAGAGATACATGGAAGAGACAGAAGGCTCAGAGGAACAGAAGGCTCCGAAGCAGACGGAGGACCGGATCAACAAGTATTACGACGACGATGATGACTACGATGATGAGGATACCGTGCTTGATGTAGTGATTGAGGAAGCGGGCTATGAGGCAGGAGATATCCGCATCTCAGGAATCTCTTTCCAGGTAAGAAAGGGCGAGCTGCTGGGACTGATCGGACCGAACGGGGCCGGCAAAAGCACTACGATCAAGACGCTGCTAGGTCTGCTGAAGCATGCCAAAGCCCGGGTGAAGCTGGGCGGCGAGAATAAGTCCTACGCCTACGTGCCGGAGCAGCCGGTATTCTACGAGGACCTTACGCTGTGGGAGCATCTTGATCTGGCCGCTGCCGCCTACGGCTTAAGCTATGAAGCCTTCGAGTCCACGGCTGAACAACTGCTTGTACAGTTCAGCATGACCCATGTGCGCGATGATCTGCCGGCGGGCTTCTCCAAGGGGATGAAGCAGAAGATGATGCTCATGCTCGGCTTCCTGGTACAGCCGGATGTCTATATTGTGGACGAGCCGTTCATCGGGCTTGATCCCAGGGCCACCAAGGATTTCCTGCGCCTGCTGGAGGCGGAACGGGAGCGCGGTGCCGGGGTGCTGATGTCCACGCATGTTCTGGATACAGCGGAGAAAATCTGCGACAGCTTCATTCTGATCTCCGGAGGCAAAATTGCCGCCGAGGGGACACTTGCGGCAATACGCGGGGAAGCGGGGCTGCCGGAGGGATCGCTGTTTGATTGCTTCGACGAATTAACATGA
- a CDS encoding ABC transporter permease translates to MSRNSFAFPAARNLLRRRLFSHFREQTAIIRTAVDWTVLLYILIPGGLLGGRFYYGYWSGNLPGWFSHVPFVVVPSLLAILLATGGIVLLLQEGDLLFLRQRQNWISTILKGGMVYSLAVTALKMAAVYVILLPFLIRGYDLSAASTYGLLVLTITCSWAVKLLGHIVKVQRQGFRRRLWLILAVAVPCGIYLRLALFWKDSPALLFLAAAGYAVVTVLAFRARLRLRGTFVNDVREDYKQRMRIAAILLRRVLDKPRPTRYKPWIFRKSQPLLASKLPESRFAAAGMKAMLRNPAHLKLYLQFTGVSLVAILIVPVVLKWLLYAILTSMMAYWLTSFWNLFSGDDYIGILPFTKEQKADAGSKAMPILLTPFAVLCSAMLCIPAYGWWGLLIFIPVGAAAGIWIGRIFSVIRFAR, encoded by the coding sequence ATGAGCCGGAATTCATTTGCGTTCCCGGCTGCAAGGAATCTCTTAAGACGAAGACTATTTTCCCATTTCCGGGAGCAGACTGCTATTATCCGTACGGCTGTAGACTGGACAGTCCTGCTGTATATCCTCATCCCGGGGGGCCTCCTCGGCGGCCGCTTCTATTATGGCTACTGGAGCGGCAATCTTCCGGGGTGGTTCAGCCATGTACCCTTTGTTGTTGTGCCTTCGCTGCTGGCCATTCTGCTGGCAACCGGAGGGATCGTACTGCTGCTCCAGGAAGGCGATCTGCTGTTCCTGCGGCAGCGCCAGAACTGGATCAGTACGATCCTCAAGGGCGGAATGGTCTATAGCCTAGCTGTAACTGCGCTGAAGATGGCGGCGGTGTACGTCATTCTGCTGCCGTTTCTGATCCGCGGCTATGATCTGAGCGCGGCAAGCACCTATGGTCTGCTGGTGCTGACCATAACCTGCAGCTGGGCTGTTAAGCTGCTGGGCCATATCGTCAAGGTGCAGCGGCAGGGCTTCCGCCGCCGGCTGTGGCTGATCCTGGCGGTGGCCGTACCCTGCGGGATCTACCTGCGTCTCGCGCTCTTCTGGAAGGACAGTCCGGCCCTTCTGTTCCTGGCGGCTGCCGGCTACGCGGTTGTGACCGTCCTGGCATTCAGAGCCCGCTTGCGCCTGCGCGGCACGTTCGTGAACGATGTGCGCGAAGACTACAAGCAGCGGATGAGAATTGCAGCGATTCTGCTGCGCCGTGTGCTGGATAAGCCGCGGCCGACGCGCTATAAGCCCTGGATCTTCCGCAAGTCGCAGCCGCTGCTGGCTTCGAAGTTGCCCGAGAGCCGCTTCGCTGCCGCGGGGATGAAGGCGATGCTGCGCAATCCGGCCCATCTCAAGCTGTATTTGCAGTTCACCGGGGTGTCGCTGGTGGCCATCCTTATTGTGCCGGTAGTGCTGAAATGGCTGCTATACGCCATCTTGACGAGTATGATGGCCTACTGGCTGACCTCCTTCTGGAATCTGTTCTCCGGGGATGATTATATCGGCATTCTGCCGTTCACCAAGGAACAGAAGGCGGACGCCGGTTCCAAGGCGATGCCCATTCTGCTGACGCCCTTCGCCGTCCTGTGCTCCGCCATGCTCTGCATTCCTGCCTATGGCTGGTGGGGCCTACTGATCTTTATCCCTGTAGGAGCAGCAGCCGGAATCTGGATCGGACGTATCTTCAGTGTCATAAGATTTGCAAGATAA
- a CDS encoding NAD(P)/FAD-dependent oxidoreductase: MNSYDVIVIGGGPSGLMASVAAAGHGASVLLIDKGAKLGRKLGISGGGRCNVTNIKETSELIAHIPGNGRFLYSSFDHFNNRDIIDFFEGLGIALKEEDNGRMFPVSDKAASVVSALVGKVRSLGVQIMTDSPVREVLYAEGAVRGIRLESGQAFGAKAVIIATGGKSVPQTGSTGDGYPWAAAAGHTITELFPTEVPILSREAWIKSGELQGLSLRDVTLSVWNQRGKKVISHRGDMIFTHFGLSGPIALRCSQFLRQVQQKSGTDNVEMSIDLFPDLSLQEAESMLQNKLDLEPKKAIRNSLKGLLPERLIPLLLAWCSLDGEITGHHLPKTGLGALADLVKRMPVQVHGTRSLAEAFVTGGGVALKEIDPKTMQSKLTAGLYFCGEILDIHGYTGGYNITAAFSTGYTAGKHAAAQ; encoded by the coding sequence ATGAATAGCTATGATGTAATCGTCATTGGAGGCGGCCCGTCCGGGCTGATGGCCAGTGTAGCCGCAGCCGGACACGGGGCGTCCGTACTTCTGATCGACAAAGGGGCGAAGCTGGGCCGCAAGCTGGGAATTTCGGGCGGCGGGCGCTGCAATGTTACCAATATAAAGGAGACCTCGGAGCTGATCGCCCATATTCCGGGCAACGGCCGTTTTTTATATAGCTCGTTTGATCATTTCAACAACCGGGATATTATAGATTTCTTTGAGGGGCTGGGCATCGCCTTGAAGGAGGAGGATAACGGGCGGATGTTCCCTGTATCGGACAAGGCCGCAAGCGTAGTATCCGCACTGGTGGGTAAGGTGCGGAGCCTTGGCGTGCAGATCATGACGGACAGCCCGGTCCGGGAGGTTCTCTACGCGGAAGGAGCCGTCCGGGGCATCCGTCTGGAGTCAGGCCAAGCCTTCGGCGCGAAGGCTGTCATCATCGCCACCGGAGGCAAGTCTGTGCCGCAGACCGGCTCTACCGGCGACGGATACCCATGGGCCGCCGCTGCCGGACATACGATCACGGAGCTATTCCCGACCGAAGTCCCCATTCTCTCACGGGAGGCTTGGATCAAATCCGGAGAGCTGCAGGGCTTGTCCCTCCGCGATGTCACGCTGAGTGTCTGGAATCAGAGGGGCAAGAAGGTGATCTCCCACCGGGGAGATATGATCTTCACCCATTTCGGCTTATCCGGCCCGATCGCGCTGCGCTGCAGCCAGTTCCTGCGCCAGGTTCAGCAGAAGTCGGGAACCGATAACGTAGAGATGTCCATCGACCTTTTCCCGGACTTGTCCCTCCAGGAGGCGGAGTCTATGCTCCAGAATAAGCTGGATCTGGAGCCGAAGAAGGCTATCCGCAACTCGCTGAAGGGCCTGCTGCCCGAGCGCCTGATCCCGCTGCTGCTGGCGTGGTGCAGTCTGGACGGGGAGATTACAGGCCATCATCTGCCGAAGACTGGCCTTGGGGCGCTGGCTGACCTGGTGAAGCGGATGCCTGTTCAGGTTCATGGAACACGTTCCCTCGCGGAAGCCTTCGTGACCGGCGGCGGAGTCGCGCTCAAGGAGATTGACCCCAAGACCATGCAGTCCAAGCTGACCGCAGGCCTCTATTTCTGCGGTGAGATTCTTGATATTCACGGGTATACCGGCGGCTATAATATTACCGCCGCCTTCTCCACCGGCTATACGGCCGGCAAGCATGCGGCGGCGCAGTAA
- a CDS encoding ATP-binding protein: MISIIYAVKDILLQISAACIFLFLFQWRLDRGDPLRRSTKFPDDHTFLMICCALGITLCMALSDTMFGVVYLNLAILPAYLGILYGNLPSSIYLALYFFFCTALFSVPSGLEHLFLNTGVLMYPLLFGMSGLFKKSAIPGKIAILWGALFPSMLFIVIVPNMQGRSVLDIPPAEAALAGLYALTALILGALFILYIDKAWDKLQVRIQMQGISEKFQWESEKMQQITNVVPLNIMEFDDNGYVTELNEYMLTLMQRHCPLLTREIILSSPASEIFGKSMDQPALTRLEEVLRSRLRSNTKIRVDSMTYHIFTAPLRHESGQPGGIVMIIQDLTEEEKIRSELDNVERLSLVGQMAAGITHEIRNPMAVVRGFLQLMREKSPEDLHSYYHIVMEELDRANSIINDFLSLAQTRVSDKEPAGLQPIMEELTPLIWADANLRGQSVELKISPTMPLLQLNVREIKQLILNLARNGMEAMEAKGVLTLAACEHEDNVLLIITDTGGGMPQSQLKQLFTPFFTTKSQGTGLGLPLCLSIAERHNGTIRVESEVGSGTSVIVTFPVESREGTVQSPVYM; the protein is encoded by the coding sequence GTGATTTCAATTATTTATGCGGTAAAGGATATTTTATTGCAAATATCGGCTGCCTGCATTTTTCTGTTTCTCTTTCAGTGGAGGCTGGACCGGGGCGATCCCCTGCGCCGGAGCACCAAGTTTCCCGATGATCACACCTTTCTAATGATCTGCTGCGCGCTGGGCATTACGTTGTGCATGGCACTATCGGATACGATGTTCGGAGTGGTCTATTTGAATCTGGCGATTCTCCCGGCCTATCTGGGGATCTTATATGGCAATCTGCCCTCCAGTATCTACCTGGCGCTGTATTTCTTCTTCTGCACTGCATTGTTCTCGGTGCCGTCAGGGTTGGAGCATCTTTTCTTGAATACAGGGGTGCTAATGTATCCGCTGCTCTTCGGCATGTCCGGGCTGTTCAAGAAATCCGCGATACCCGGCAAAATCGCCATTCTGTGGGGCGCGCTTTTTCCAAGCATGCTGTTCATTGTCATTGTACCGAATATGCAGGGCCGGAGCGTCCTGGATATCCCTCCTGCTGAAGCCGCCCTGGCCGGGCTATATGCCTTAACGGCCTTAATTCTGGGCGCCTTGTTTATCCTCTATATCGATAAGGCCTGGGACAAGCTGCAAGTCAGGATACAGATGCAGGGGATCTCGGAGAAATTCCAGTGGGAATCGGAGAAGATGCAGCAGATCACGAATGTGGTTCCGCTGAATATTATGGAGTTTGATGACAACGGGTATGTGACGGAGCTGAATGAATACATGCTGACCCTGATGCAGCGTCATTGCCCCCTGTTGACCAGAGAGATTATTTTGTCGAGTCCGGCAAGTGAGATCTTCGGCAAAAGCATGGATCAGCCCGCCCTGACCCGGTTAGAGGAGGTTCTGCGCAGCAGACTGCGTTCCAATACCAAGATCAGGGTCGATTCGATGACCTATCATATTTTTACCGCGCCGCTCCGGCATGAATCGGGGCAGCCGGGCGGAATCGTCATGATTATTCAGGATTTGACGGAAGAGGAGAAAATCCGCAGTGAGCTGGACAATGTCGAGCGCCTGTCGCTGGTGGGGCAGATGGCTGCCGGAATTACGCATGAGATCCGCAACCCGATGGCGGTAGTACGCGGCTTCCTGCAGCTGATGCGGGAAAAGAGCCCGGAGGATCTCCACTCCTATTATCATATTGTCATGGAGGAGCTGGACCGGGCCAACAGCATCATCAATGATTTTCTGTCGCTGGCGCAGACCCGTGTATCGGACAAGGAGCCGGCCGGGCTCCAGCCTATTATGGAGGAGCTTACGCCGCTGATCTGGGCGGATGCCAATCTTCGCGGCCAGAGCGTGGAGCTGAAGATCAGCCCGACGATGCCGCTGCTACAGCTGAATGTCCGGGAGATCAAGCAGCTGATTCTGAATTTGGCCCGCAACGGCATGGAGGCGATGGAGGCCAAGGGCGTACTGACGCTTGCTGCCTGTGAGCATGAGGATAACGTGCTGCTGATTATTACGGATACCGGAGGCGGTATGCCCCAGAGCCAGCTGAAACAATTGTTCACCCCGTTCTTCACCACCAAGAGCCAGGGGACAGGACTTGGCCTGCCGCTCTGTCTTAGTATTGCGGAGCGGCATAACGGAACGATCCGGGTGGAATCGGAGGTAGGCTCTGGGACCTCGGTCATCGTTACTTTTCCGGTGGAGTCCAGAGAGGGAACTGTCCAAAGCCCAGTATATATGTAG
- a CDS encoding BrxA/BrxB family bacilliredoxin — translation MSMSFNQYMRDSIQPMRDDLTSIGFQELLTPEDVEAALPAAKGTSLVVVNSVCGCAAGQCRPGVAQALQNEILPDHLFTVFAGQEKDATAKAREYFAPYPPSSPSIALMKDGELIHFIERHGVEDRSAAEIAAELKEVFDRVCQ, via the coding sequence ATGTCCATGTCTTTTAATCAATATATGAGAGATTCTATTCAACCTATGCGCGACGATCTGACAAGCATCGGATTTCAGGAGCTATTGACCCCGGAGGATGTGGAAGCAGCCCTTCCGGCAGCCAAGGGAACTTCGCTGGTTGTTGTTAACTCCGTATGCGGCTGTGCCGCCGGACAGTGCCGTCCAGGGGTAGCCCAGGCGCTGCAGAACGAGATTCTGCCGGATCACCTGTTCACCGTATTCGCCGGACAGGAGAAGGATGCTACCGCCAAGGCGCGTGAATATTTCGCACCGTATCCGCCATCGTCCCCGTCCATCGCGCTGATGAAAGACGGCGAGCTGATTCACTTCATCGAACGTCACGGTGTAGAAGACCGTTCGGCCGCCGAGATTGCTGCGGAGCTGAAGGAAGTTTTTGACCGCGTGTGCCAGTAA
- the nadE gene encoding ammonia-dependent NAD(+) synthetase: MSLQEEIIAALGVKPVIDTDAEIRGRVDFLKAYALQAGARGLLIAISGGVDSAVAAGLCKLATDELTAEEGKEYMTLGVFQPYGEQEDIEHSYAVARAFELTHTVETNIEEAVNEIALEVEHSLKALGQHKHITHQGKGNVKARTRMVMQYALAFENNLLVVGTDHASEAITGFYTKWGDGAVDITPLSSLNKRQVRQLAAALGVPADIVTKAPTAGLWPGQTDETELGITYEENSDYLEGKTVSPEAAEKLERFFRRTAHKRDSIPGI; the protein is encoded by the coding sequence GTGAGTCTGCAGGAAGAGATTATTGCTGCACTGGGAGTTAAGCCGGTGATTGATACGGATGCGGAGATACGGGGGCGTGTAGATTTCCTGAAAGCGTATGCGCTCCAGGCGGGAGCCAGAGGTCTGCTGATTGCGATTAGCGGGGGTGTGGACAGCGCGGTGGCTGCGGGTCTGTGCAAGCTGGCTACGGACGAGCTGACGGCGGAGGAAGGCAAGGAGTATATGACACTCGGGGTGTTCCAGCCTTACGGGGAGCAGGAGGATATTGAGCACAGCTATGCGGTGGCCCGGGCTTTTGAGCTGACCCATACGGTGGAGACCAATATTGAAGAAGCGGTGAACGAGATCGCCCTCGAGGTCGAGCATAGCCTGAAGGCCCTGGGACAGCACAAGCATATTACCCATCAGGGCAAGGGGAATGTAAAAGCGAGAACGCGGATGGTGATGCAGTATGCGCTTGCTTTTGAGAACAATCTGCTGGTGGTGGGTACCGATCATGCTTCTGAAGCGATTACCGGATTCTATACGAAGTGGGGCGATGGCGCCGTCGATATTACACCGCTGTCTTCCCTGAACAAACGGCAGGTACGGCAGCTGGCTGCGGCGCTTGGCGTGCCGGCGGATATCGTGACCAAAGCCCCTACGGCCGGACTCTGGCCGGGCCAGACGGATGAGACAGAGCTTGGAATCACCTATGAGGAGAACAGCGATTATCTGGAGGGGAAGACCGTCAGCCCTGAAGCGGCTGAGAAGCTGGAGCGCTTCTTCCGGAGAACGGCGCATAAGCGCGATAGTATTCCGGGGATCTAA
- a CDS encoding alpha/beta fold hydrolase — translation MSRNFELPAGEDAVLRCSHFPAQGEARSVIVIAHGYKGFKDWGMFPYTAQALSDEHEVISFNFSHAGIGEDLQNFTELDKFARNTYQREIKDMEILLSYLSQHHRFGSLPLFLLGHSRGGGDSLLYALDHPAEITGVIAWNGITNLDLFTEQQKSEMREKGRTHVLNGRTGQQMPLDAIIIEDLEQQAERYQIVERMKQASFPAVLIQGSEDGEHLRRGSEQLTRLRPDIEWVQIPGGNHTFGTVHPFAGTTPQLEQAISATREFINRVLAM, via the coding sequence ATGTCCCGTAATTTTGAATTACCCGCAGGAGAGGATGCGGTGCTTCGCTGCTCCCATTTTCCCGCTCAGGGAGAGGCCCGCAGTGTAATAGTCATCGCTCACGGCTACAAAGGCTTCAAGGATTGGGGGATGTTCCCGTATACGGCACAGGCGCTCAGCGACGAGCATGAAGTGATCAGCTTCAACTTCTCCCATGCCGGCATCGGCGAGGATCTGCAGAATTTCACCGAGCTGGACAAGTTCGCCCGCAACACCTACCAGCGTGAGATCAAGGATATGGAGATCCTGCTCTCTTATCTGAGCCAGCACCACAGGTTCGGCAGCCTCCCGCTTTTCCTGTTAGGCCATAGCCGCGGCGGGGGCGACTCACTCCTCTACGCACTGGATCATCCGGCTGAAATCACCGGGGTCATCGCCTGGAACGGAATCACTAACCTGGATCTGTTCACAGAGCAGCAGAAGAGTGAAATGCGGGAGAAGGGCCGGACACATGTGCTCAACGGACGGACCGGACAGCAAATGCCGCTGGATGCCATCATTATAGAAGATCTGGAGCAGCAGGCGGAGCGTTACCAGATTGTAGAGCGGATGAAGCAGGCCAGCTTCCCGGCCGTCCTGATTCAAGGCAGTGAGGACGGCGAGCATCTGCGGCGCGGCTCCGAGCAATTAACCCGGCTGCGGCCGGATATCGAATGGGTGCAGATTCCCGGCGGCAATCATACCTTTGGCACCGTTCACCCATTTGCCGGAACGACGCCCCAGTTGGAGCAGGCGATATCCGCTACCAGAGAGTTCATCAACCGGGTGCTGGCGATGTAG
- the acpS gene encoding holo-ACP synthase yields the protein MIYGIGHDVLEIDRVAGITEGSLGSRFSRRILTRQELWLAAGKGAKTAEFISGRFSAKEAVVKALGCGIGQLVGFQDIEILPDALGKPVAILSAEAWSRLGLPEQEYIIHLTITHSRGLASAFAVVERTPGHSL from the coding sequence GTGATTTACGGAATCGGGCATGATGTGCTGGAAATCGACAGGGTTGCCGGGATTACGGAGGGCAGCCTGGGTAGCCGCTTCTCCCGGAGAATTCTGACCCGGCAGGAGCTGTGGCTGGCCGCAGGCAAAGGCGCGAAGACAGCGGAATTCATCTCCGGGAGATTCTCGGCTAAGGAAGCGGTTGTGAAGGCGCTGGGCTGCGGAATCGGACAGCTGGTGGGTTTTCAGGATATTGAGATTCTGCCGGATGCGCTGGGCAAGCCAGTCGCTATATTGTCAGCGGAGGCCTGGTCCCGTCTGGGGCTGCCGGAGCAGGAGTATATCATTCATCTCACCATTACGCACAGCCGCGGACTGGCCTCGGCCTTCGCGGTGGTGGAGCGGACGCCCGGCCACAGCCTGTAA